From the Cohaesibacter sp. ES.047 genome, the window TGATCCCTGTCCTGCTGGCCTACATCACGCATGAAGCTGCAGAGAAGGTCTTGCACCTTAAAATAGTGACCTGTCGGGTCAGCTATGGCGAGTTCTCTGAGGGCAAAGATGCCTGCCTCCCGAACGGGCAGCTTATCGTCGCCCAGCATCGCAGCCGCTTTGGCGAAGCGATCAGCATATTGGCCTTGTCGATTGACTTTGGTTTGTTCCAGAGCGTTGGCTGTGTTGCTATTTGCGATCTTGGTCTGTTCGACAGCATTTGCAGCATTGCGATTGGCGATTGCGGTTTGTCTATGCGCAAGGACCGAGCGCCAGATAGCCAGAGGCAGGCCAATGGCGCCAAGCAAGAGCAGGCCAAGATTGCGGGCGATCGCGCTGAAGATCTCCCAATCGCTCTTTTCGGTGCTGGCGACGTCTATGAAGATCAACCAAAGGCTACCGATAGTGAAGCAAAGCACAATCAGACCAAAGTAAATCGAATGGTCCTTCAGCCAGTGACCGGCTGGGGTCAAATACGAGATGATTTCCTTGTCGTTCATAATCGCGGCCTTGCCTATCGTTGCTTGAGATCAGCAAACGACAACCTGCCGCAAAAAGCAACTTCTGGCCTATGGCTGTCCAGCGAATATGGGAGGGCGGCGTGAAAGAAACACAAGGTGTGAGAGAGCCTGCCAATCAGAGGAGACTATGCTTCAGACATAATCAGGAAATGAGCCCGGAGGCCGGTAACGGTCGCCCGGGTTTTTTCTTGCCCGCAGCAATGAGCAGACCGTGGTCTGATGCAATGTCGCCCTGCCCAGCAACAGATAGGTGACGCGGTCTGTTCTTTCCTGCGGCTGAAAAGTCAAAATTATAGGAACAATGTTGATTAGAAGATTGAGAAGATCTCAGATCTTGGTCCAATCACATGCTAAATAGATTGGAGCGTGGGTCTTCTGGCATTTTTGACCAAAAAATATTCAAATCAGAAGAGGCTGATTTATTGTCCAGCGTCTTGTGTATTTGGGCAATTCTACTTTTTTCTTGAGGAATCCGAGGTTTGTTCGTAATCGGATCAATTGGTTGAGTCTTGAACGGGAACTTTAAGATCAACATTGAAGTTTCGAGATCAGCATTTATCGGAACCTGCACCATTGTTGAGATCCCTGATTGCAGAGTTTTATCTGCCTCGACAACAATATGAGCGCTTCTTTTTTCTGGAAACTGTCCCGTCAAAATCTCGATAGTGAGCTTGGACGTCTCTACTCGACCCACTTCCTTAAACTCGTCTGGATGCTCTGCATCTAAAGATTTGTATTCAAAAAGAGATAGCTCAGCTTGAAGAGGGAAATAGGCAATTGGATAACCTGTGTTGTTTTTCAATTTCAGGTTGCCACTAATTAATAGTAATTTGGGGGCGCCTTCTTTGGTCTCTGAAGAACGCACGAATTTTGCGTCGAAAGATATTTCATCAACATCAAGACCTGTCCGAAAAGCTGCCTTTCGGGCATATTCTTCGTCTTTGGCTTGCGGGAAGATTGTCTTGTCCCATTGAAACCAAGTCCAGAATCCTGCAGCAAGAAGTGCAATAATTTTAGCATAGTTCAGAATTGAAGCGGACCTACGCTCTTGATCTTCAAAGCTTATTCCGTTGGTGTTTGTCATCTGCCACATGCATTCTGTTAGGAATATCAAAGAAGGGATTGGTTTGTTTGTTGTGTGTATTCCAATAAGCTACACAACTTAAGTGTGAAAGTTAAGGCGTAACAACCAATTCTTATTAATGATTATCACCGGCAGTCTTATCTCACTTACAGCGTGAGGGTTGGCTGGGGGATAAGGGGTCATGTCTTCACCCAAAGCGGTGAGGGCATTGCGGATCGCGCCGGTGACGCCATCGCCGGCCTTTGCATGTGCCCGGGCGGGCCTACGTTCATCGCTGGCACATCGATGCGATGTCTGACCAACTGAGTGCGGTTGCAGACGGCCAGATCAACGGACTGCCCACTGGAACTCTGAAGCCCTGACCGTCGGTGTGTTCTGGCCCACAGCCTAGACGCCCGCACCTGCTCCTCCCGGCGTGGGCGTTTCTTTTTCTTGCGAGGGTGATGATGCTCAAGCTCAGATGGTCAGACGCGTCGGATGCTGAAGACGCCGTCTAGGTCAACAGGTAAGGATGACGGACAAACTATAGCTCGTGATCTCCTAGATCGGCTACAAACTGACGCCCCGCCTGAGTAATTTGCACAAAGATCGGCGTAGTATCTACGCCACCCGTGCTAATGCTCATCCCTTGTCGCTGCACGATCTCTAAAAAGCCAGATTCAATGGATCTTTTAATAAGAATGGTTAGGTACAGCATCCATGGCATAGCTGCTCCTGCTTCAGCAGCACTTAATTCAAATAAGATATCCATTTCAGCCTGAGAGTATTTGTCATGCAGGAATCGCAAGTTGGATTTGTATATGCGCAGGGCTTTTCTATCGATTTTTCCTTGATGCGTCATCCGGTGACAATTGGGGCAGAGAGCAATGAGGTTTTCATAAGCGTCTTTTCCTCCTTGCTCCACAAAAACGATATGGTGAACATCGACATCGATGTGGCGACAGGTAGGGATGGCACACCTATGCCCTGCTTCCACAAGGACGCGCCGACGTATATCAGCGCGTATTGCGGACCTAGAACTGCTCAATTTCTGCCTCCTGAATTTATCGCATCGGAGAATGATAGCTGATTCCATATTTTGGCGCTTCGGAAATGCAGGGTGTTTTACGCTAGCCTATATAGGTTTCGTCGGCAGCGATGGTTTTGCCTTCACCGCCGAGAGGAATAGACGACTTATTGTACATCGTCGTGGCCGTGCAGAGCAGGGAGAGATATCTTGAAGGATTTAAGGAACGCCTCAGCAGGTTGACCGTGAGCGGCTCGGAGGGCGCCGAACTGACCAGAGAAGACATGACAATGTGATGCGTGATATCCGCAAAATGCTTGTATAAGTTTACGACGCTCGGAACAGACCGTGTTCAGACTGTGCCGTATTTGTGCCGTGACTTACGACACACGTACAGTTTGTTCTTTCATCGTTCTGAAAAATGCAAACAGACGGCCAACTTGAGACTTTAAGCGACACCCTGACAGAAGCGCAGGTTTTCCAGCCTTTTAGGACAAATTTGGGAAGAGAAGAATGGTGCTGCCAGAGAGAATTGAACTCTCGACCTCTCCCTTACCAAGGGAGTGCTCTACCACTGAGCTACGGCAGCGTTCCATTATTTGCTGCGGGTGATTGTCACCCGGTGCGGGCGGTTTTTTGCACACGGGCTCTGATTATGCAAGCGCGTTTTTGAAAAATGTCGGGAAATTTGTGAATTTGATGACAGCTGTGAACATCGCACGGGGCAGGGGCTCAGTCAGGCAACATCGGTTGATTGGCATCTCACGTAAACCATGGCCGCAGAAATGAGCGGTCCAAACATCAAAAGGCCGCAATCTGGCCTTTCCTGTACGGGGCAGATGGTATAGAAGCAATCAAAGTTTTAACCCTAGCAAATGCTTGCCGAGAAAGCCTGTCTGAGGCGGTTGACCGGCTGGCACAAGCGGCAAGAGTGCCCGATGTCCGAAGTAGATCGACAGAACAGCAAAAACAAGGCCAGTGATGCGGATGCACGCAAGGCCCGGCTTTCTGATGCCCTGAGAAACAATCTCAGGCGGCGCAAGGCACAGGTGCGCGGGCGCAAGGCGCAAGGCGCAGAGGGTGATGACGCGGCTGTCGCAGATGCCAAGGGCGCAAGCGACCAACCGCAGGAACAACAACAATCCTGACTCTGATCACCTGACGATCGTCTCCTGCAGTCTAGGATTGCCGATTGCAAGAGAGCTGGTTGTTGCGGGCCGGATCAGAAGCAGAATGAGAACATTGAGCGAAGGGCCGCGATAAAGGCGCCCTGACGAGGAAAGAGTTTGATATGGACGCAATTCGCATAGTTGGTGGTGCACGGCTGAACGGCGTGATTCCCATTTCCGGGGCCAAGAACGCCGCCCTGCCGTTGATGATCGCGTCTCTTCTCACCGATGAAGCGCTGATCCTTGAGAATCTGCCACGCCTGCGAGATGTCCAATTGCTTCAGCAAATCCTATCCAATCATGGCGTCAGCTACATGATCGAGGGCAAGCGCCCCGGTCAGGACTCGATGGCCGGTCAGGTCGTTCATCTTCAGGCCAAGGAAATCATCGACACCCGCGCACCCTACGATCTCGTCTCGAAGATGCGGGCAAGCTTTTGGGTTATCGGGCCTCTCTTGGCCCGGATGGGACAA encodes:
- a CDS encoding HNH endonuclease, yielding MSSSRSAIRADIRRRVLVEAGHRCAIPTCRHIDVDVHHIVFVEQGGKDAYENLIALCPNCHRMTHQGKIDRKALRIYKSNLRFLHDKYSQAEMDILFELSAAEAGAAMPWMLYLTILIKRSIESGFLEIVQRQGMSISTGGVDTTPIFVQITQAGRQFVADLGDHEL